AGATAGAGGAGTACACAGGCCCAGCATGAGGCAACCTTGACCCAGAAGGTAGCCCAGCTACCTGTGGTGAAGGTCTTTTCCAGCTCTGCTCCCTCATAGCTGTGGAACCAAAGTCTCTGGTTAGAGAATCTGCAGGGCTGTGACTTTCAGAGCTTAGAGCTAttctactgccccaccaaagaaTGTGGTAGACTCATGTGTGTCTCGGGAGAACTCAGGACTGGCCTTGAAGTGCTCTTTTCCCTAAAACAACTAGGTTTTTGGAAGAGTATCCCAGGCCCCCCTCCATCCTACCTGAACCAGTTGGTGAGGGTAACCATGACATAAAGTGATGCAAGGAAGAAGACGAAGTGGAAGGCAGAATAGCTATAGGAAAGCTGCTGGACTTGCACTGGAGGAGCTGGAGAGGTCTCTTGGTCAGCTGGCCTGGCAGCCATACCGCTtggtcctggagaaaggaaagaactgcTGGTAGCAGAGCTGCTCAAACACCTCTTCCTTCCCCCAGCCTCTTTGATGAAGCTTTTGCATTCTTTGCCATTCTGCAGAAATCTACACTTACGGATCCTCACTTGACACTCACCTTCCTCTGGCTCCACTGTTTTAGGGCAGCAGAAACAGAGCGAGGGCTTCTGTAAAATGAAAGGCAGCATGTTTTGGAAAAAGAATGTCTGGGTAATAGTATAGGAAACTCCTCCTCTTTAAAAAGATTGGTGTGGTGTGACAAGTGGAGGcacacctgggttcaaattctagctcCAGTATATGACTGGCTATGGGAACTTTGGTAAGATGTTTAAccttctgtgcctcaatttctccatttgtaaaatggagcaaacacctacctcacagggttgttgtgaggattaaattaaatgaGATTGTGTATGTAAAGTTatctagcacagtgcctagcatatTGTGGGTACTCAATAAAAGGTAACAGCAGCTAGAATCTGAGCATTTTGGGTAGAGGTTgataggatgtgtgtgtgtgtgttgctatgTGTGAGGGGGGTTGGGGTATTGGGGATATTGAGCTATCCGTCCTCACCTGGAACTCATAGCTGTAAACCTTGACAATCCACAAGGGCCCAAATACCTCAGCCAGGTAAGAAGCCTCGTTGCTGAGAAGAGACAGTTCTCAAAGTTGATACAGTCAAATAGCAGGAGGGTTACCTGATGGCATTTACTCCCAGCTGGTCCCTATTAGTAACTCAGGAGGGTAGTGATCTCCCAAAGCCCCTTTGCCcgcaaaattttgaaattttttcatgTGGGGCCCTGAAATCTTTTGTGCTTTTAAAGTTTCTCAAGTCATTTCCCCTGTCCCCTTCTCTCATACAGATCATCTGACGGGTGCTATTCTTAGAAATTGTTTTTATGAGGAGCTTTCCTCTTACCTTCCTTTAAAGTTTAAATAAACCATGGCCCCAGACTATCTCCTAACCATCCCTGTCCTTGTGAGCATCCTCCCTTCTCACACCTTTCCCTTGACACTTTTACGCACCAAGCAAAAAGCACGCAAGCATACATGATGCCAGCACTCAACATTGCCAGAGAAGTATCTGGTGTGTGGGATTCCATTTTACTCAGGCCAGGCAGGCACAGAGTGTGATTCTGTCCTTGAAGGATTACTGAGAAAGGGCAAGGCAACAGAAGAGAAAGATGTTAAGAACAAAGAGCTAGGTATTTGGCAGGAGCGAAAAAGGTTTTAGCATGGGTAAACCTTGTTAAGAATCCAGGTCCTTTCCTTACCACTCTCTGGAGGACGGCTGGACAGCGCAGAGAATGTCAGGTACATGATATAGCAGCTGATGATAGAGGCTTGTAGAAGGCCAGAGCGAGGTTGCTCTGGGGAGAAGGGAAATCATTGCATTAGCCTACTGGGTACTAATTTTCTTCACTGCTACCCTCACCTGTGCTTCTCCCCACCCTTTGGAGGAAGCAGAGAATTGGTTGAGATTAGGGAGGCAAATGAAATTTGctatctgggctttcctggtggctccatgATAAATCTGCcatgggaaaatctcatggacagaggagcctggtgggctgtggtccatagagttgcaaagggGTTGTATAgagagatgactgaagtgactgagtacggTGGAGTTTGCTATACTAAAGGCCCCCCAAATCTTTAATGCTGTAAGGCATGTACCTACTGAGGCGGATGCAGGGAGCgatggagaggaaggagaggaggccaCAGAAACAAAGGTGCAAACTAAGCAGCATCTTGTTGAGCAGGCAGCCGGCTGGGTGCGTGTAGTGTTGGAACAGGAGCACGGCTGCTGCACCTGCCATGCTGTAGAATCCTAGGGTGGTCAGCAGCACAGCGAGGAGCCAGCGGCAGTCTTGGGCTGCACCTGTTTGCCtaagggtgggaggtgggcagtGGCTTGGGGCTCCCAACTCTTGCTTTTACCCATTATCAGCTATTCCCCCTCTCCCAGAAGATTGGTGAGACTTGTCTATCCCACCTGGCCTACAGCCATCATATTCCTGAGCTTTTCCATATTGCTTAATTGGAAGCTTTGGGGTCATCAACCTGTCATGTCCTTTGCCCAACCTGACTGGGTCTAGTAATGTCAGATTTCCCAGGAAGCCTTCAGGGTTATGTGCTCCTTACCAGTTCTTGTTCCAGGAATGAGCAAAGGCAGTAATAAGCACCAACTGCAGCAGGATGAATGTGAAGCCGCCACATATGCCAATGTAATGCCAGGCTGCAAGTGAGGCACCAGTAGAAAAATGTAACTGATCATATCATTACTCCTGGTCCTCTTCCTACcctatttttttggctgtgctgcgaggcttgtgggttcttagttcctcaaacagggatcaaacctgcatcccttgcattggaagcatttggactgccagggaagatttttttcttagaaaatcttTTAGCTTACACCTGCTGATCAGGATGAAACAGAACGTACCTGGAAAGAGATGCTCATCAGGGATGCAGAAGGCAACAGCACAGAGACCTAGCAGGAATAGCAGCTTGAGGAGCCAGAAACTGGttaagaagcaaagaaaatgtcTCAGAATaggcaaagaagaaagcagaACTATAGGAAAGGGGAGAAGAGAGACAACTAAGTAGAGGAAGGGAGGAACCAGTCCCATGTGAGAGGGGCTGGGGACAGGCTGATCACAGCCTATTCCAAACTCTGACTCTGATACCTAAATAACATCTGGACAGTGTTCTAGAGATGACAGAGGGTTTGCATATAGTAACTCCACTGTTATCTCCAtttcagaaaactagaagatcAAAGAGGGTAAGTGTGTGGCTTGTGGTTACACAGCAAGTATAGTGGAAGCAGGGACTTAAACCTGTTCTCTGTCTTTTTACAGTGCTATGACTTCATCTGGAAATTTCCTTTACTCAGCTTGTGTCTACTTCCCTCCCTGTCCTCTCCCCACCCAAAGAGTACACACAGACCTATTATGTAGCTGTGCTCTTAGGCTGGTGCGGGAGTGGAGGTCGATCAGCAGCACAGCCTGCAGCAGGTGGAAGGTGGCAGTTCCTGCACATACTCGGTATACAGCCCCAGAGCCGCTAAGCACTGGGCACTGAGAGAGGCCAAACAGATGGGCACACAGCCCTGAGGGCATCTGGATCTGGAGGGAAGGTACATGTGAGAAATGGCTGGACAAGTCGTCATGCACAGAGAAGTACCTACTCGTGGGTACGTCCACTCATGTGTCCCCTACCCTCAAGCCAAATCTCCTTTACCTCAGACTTTCTCCGTTTATCCTTTCCCGCTGCAGCCCAGCCTCCTCCCACATACCCCATGTGCCTTGCCCCAGACTCTTTCCACCACTGTCCTTGACAGCAGGAGGCAGCAGACTGCTGAGGTCCCCACGTGGAGGAGGATGTAGAACAGGCGGCTACAGGGAGACTCTGTGAGAGCGGGCCACCTGGAAGGGCAGCAGCAGGTACAGGGAACGGGCCCACAGCAGGACACCTGAGGGTAGAGCAGATGCAAGGCAGCAAGGTAGAGATTTGCTGAGGATAGGCTTACATTAATACATTTGTGAGGTAAACCCATGAGGCTGAATTCCAAAATAtccccctcccctctcttctctcATTTAGGAATTCTCAGACTGTCTGGTTCCAAGCTATTTAGGATTGCTTTCCACTGACCTCACGTAGAGCTTTCATCATAAGAGCTTAACATAACTGGCAGAACTTCCTAAGAGCCTGTCACATCTGACCTCTAATCTTTCCCAGGACCTAAACATCTGGTAccaggaaaataggaggagaggtTTAATGATAAGTAGTCTTAGATCCTAAGAAGCAGAAGGCCTCAGCAGCAAATGGCAAGTCTGCCATGTTTACCAGCTCCCATGGGTTTTCCTCCACAGCTTCAGCCACCATTCCCTTCCCCTTTTCAGACAGCTCTTGCTCCAGGGAGTTCTCTGCCCACGTACCCTCTCACCTGATAGAAGGGAGGACTCATTATGACACTGTTGACTCCCCTGCGTTGCGGTGCCAGGCGGAGGGAGGTGTTGGGACTTGTGACCGCTTTTGCACCCACCATCCTTATACCAGGGATTAGGCCCAGGTCCACCAGATGGAAGGCAGATGAGAAAGTAGCAGCTTTCTTTCGTCCTCAGCCCATTGGACTCCTGCTATCCCGGGCTGTTCACCCAGTTTAAGGCAGAATGGGGAGGGATACCAGGAAAAGAACACCGACCCGCCCCGGGTCGTGGAAAATGCAGATACCCTGTGAAATTACTTTCTTCCCAGGGCCCCTTGGGCTACTCAGGCTGTTCTCCCCAGATTAGGGAGCAGTTTGCCTATCTGGTCTGTAGATTAGCATTCTTAATTGGTTTAGGATTAGACGTCATTCATCTTGAACAGAGTTCCTTGGGGTGTGTGGGCTGGACCTAGTTTAAGAAAGGCTGGAATGGTCTGCAGTGGTGACGGGTCTGGGACACGGCCTGGCATAAAACACTGTACAAGCCCGAAAGAAAGTCCGAGAGCCGAACTGCTTTGCTTGCTGAAGCTTCTAGAACCAGCGCACTAAAAAAGGTGTGGCCCAGGGCCAGCCCCGCCCCCCATCCCGGCGGAAGTTGCGAGGTAGTTGCCGGAAGTCGTTCTAAGGCGGGGCCGGGCTTGTGTGGCGGCGCGTTGGGATCGATATGGCGACGGAGGGGGATGTGGAGTTGGAGTTGGAGACAGAAACGAGCGGTCCGGAGCGGCCTCCGGAGAAGCCACGGAAGCATGACAGTGGTGCGGCGGACCTGGAGCGAGTCACCGACTATGCGGAAGAGAAGGAGATCCAGAGTTCCAATCTGGAGACGGTGAGGTTGGCCGGGCAGCGTGTCTGGGAGGGCTGAGAGCAGACGGGGCTCGGAGGCCGAAACGGTAAACCTGGTTCCAGGAGGGGCCCGCATCCCGCTGGTGGGAGGAGGCGAGAGGGAAACCGTCACTAGGCCCCTCCGCTTGAGAAAAGGAGCTTGATGGAGATGGGGGTTTAAAATGGGTCTCAGGTGCGCAGAATTGAACTAAACGTAGGCCCGGGTTCCTGGTTCGCTCGTCATTATGAATCCAAACCTCACTCGCTTGTTACTGGTATTTTAGATTGTTAGGAATTGTGAGTAGCAGAGCAGTAACTAGATCTGTCTGTCCCATAGGCTATGTCCGTGATTGGAGATAGACGGTCCCGGGAGCAGAAAGCCAAACAGGAGCGGTAAGTCTTACCTACCTGCCCCACTCAGAAAAAAGCCATCGTTAGGCTTTTGTACTTCGTACTGTTCTTCAACTCTATCACCAATTTATGCAGACCTAAGATTTACGACTTTACTGTTTTGTTGGTGGAAGGAAAGACCTCCTAGCTACACCTGCTTGCTATAAATATTCCAGGGGATGCGGTGGGATGGGATGTTAGGCGAGGGAGCGGGAGTCCTTTTGTATTTTCAGTCAACAATGTTTATAAAGTCATTTGTAAGGCACAACTGGGAATGATCCTTTCTGGGAGTTTATGGTGGAGGTAGAAAATGAGGACTAAAGTACCTGAGTATTTTcagggagaaggaactggcaaaagTCACCATCAAGAAGGAAGATCTGGAGCTGATAGTGAGTAGTAATCCGTAACTACTCTGTGGGTGGGGAATATGTCTTTTGTTTGCTCAAACAAGTGGAGTCCTCACGTTCTGCTGGCACCTTATTGCCCAGGAGGAGACTTCGGTAAAATCATTGATCCTTTTCCTGCAGATGACAGAGATGGAGATCTCCCGAGCAGCAGCAGAACGGAGCTTGAGGGAACACATGGGCAACGTGGTGGAAGCTCTTATTGCCCTAACCAattgatttgggttttctcagaCCCACTGGATTAACTTATTTCAataaagatgtcttttttttctaaGTTGCAGTTTTATCATTTTGGACcaagtataatatatattttattgtggaAAGTTTACATCTTGGAGTATAACCCTTAATGAACCTATGTTGAGGATTAGTGTAGAAGAGTACCTCATGTTCAGATGTTAGGTAGCAGACCAGGCTCATTCGTATGACTAATTCTCGGCAATACTCAAAGTGCACTTAGCGGCTCAGTAAAGTTTACCCCATGGCATGTGTCTCTAGGGTAGCTCATCAATAGCTGAAAGGCCAGCACCTGTCTAGGAGCCACTGTATACAGATATAAGTCACCAATCCAGTTCATAAGCCACTGTGAGTTACAGTTTAGGTACTGAGGTGGGAACAGGTAACTACAATAAAATTATCAAAGGTTATGTCTTAGAATTAATTTATGAAAAGACTTTGAtttaattactattttaattCTGAACCACAGCACTTACACCTTAAGATTCCATTTTCTAACCTAGAGAGAAAGCAGTTTAAAAGTTGATCAAGTTTGGCCAAGTCACCCTTGCTAAACTTCTGTTTCTTCAGCTGTAAAGTGATACATATCTGATAGATTGTTTTAAGAAGTGATGAGCAGGTACAAGTAGCTCTTACTTTTATTTTGGCTCTAGGGTAATTCTTAGATTGTATCTCTTGGCACATACAACAGTGACATATATATCTTTTGTGTTTATTACTTCATAGTAATTATTTGCACTCATATTTTTATCCTAGGATATTTAAGGATTTATGAATGATTCTGCTAGTGGGGCATTTAAAGATTGTGAAAAGACCTTGCCCTTCTCATTTTTAAATGCAATATAGAGATAAGTCTTCCCCCTGGGCATTCTTTATAACCCCTAGGCCTCCTAATATTCTGCCATATGCAGAGTGGTTATGTAGTACAtactaaatgaaaaatttaactcTGTCAGTGATATCCAGCATGATGTCACTACATTGCAGCTCAAGAGCACTTTGCCCTCCTTGGAACATGAGCTGGGCAAGCAGATACTGGTGTGCTGCTTGGATTCCGTGTTTTGTGTGTCCTGTTTTGTTCTATATACAGTTACAATTTAGACAGCAATGACAATCACATATTTGCTCACGGAATAATTCTAGGTGCCATTTACAATATAGCTTGTCTAGCATCTGTGCTTGTTCCTGAGATGAAAGGGTATGATTAAAATGTGAAACATCCTTTGCCTGGCAATTCCCTGCTGTCTTTTATCTTAGTTAATAGGTAGCTATTTGTCAGCTTGcacattttatttctgatatgCTAAAAAACTTcttggtgtatgatttttttatttcttgacaCTTGCACATAAATGGATCAAAAAGTATGTTTGCCTAGAAAAATTTACCCAAAAATGCAAAACAGGTTTTCAATGAACTTAGACTTCCTGTAAGGTAGAAATAATACATTGTCCACTTACATGCCCATCCATGTTTCTAACCCAAGCTCAGAGCTGGAAAAAGAAACTTGGAACAGTCCCAAGTGAATATGGGAAGCCAGAGCAGTAATAACATTCAAGATTTCTCAGAAATAGTCCTAAGTGGGAGCCTCTAATCCTACCTGGACAGTGCTTTTTTGCGGGCTTCTCAGCATGAGTCCAAACCTCACAAAGCACTTTCAAAGACTGGGTTTGCCCAGTGCCACAAGTATGGCAGTAGGTTCAGCAGGCTGGATACAGGGGCCATGTGAATAGTAGTAAAAACAAATCAAGGACCAGATGCTGAGATTTTCCCCTTGTGTCCCACAGCTGGAAGAAAAAGTAGTTGAACTCTAAGTAGTTTTCCGCTTCTTGGCAGATGGCCGTTCAAATACATCTCGTACCCCGGCTGCCTTTTGTTTAAAGAACTTTGTATTTTGGGCGCTCTCTTGGCCCCATGCTGAGTCAAAGGAGGTGGTGTCTTGATCAACGAGGTGGGTGTATTTAGTACGACCAGAGCGTCCAAAGTTCTTGACCTGTATGGATAGATGATGAGTTATACCACCAGATTTATCATGGTCCAGCCTCAATATGTTACTTTTCTCTCATGTCATTAAGGTTCCCCATACCTGCATGACTTTGGGAAGAATGGTTTTGTTGAAATGATCCTCCAGGGTAGGTGCACTGAAATCTCTCTTGTATACTTCTTCATCCTCATCCTGTAAAAAAGAGTCTTATCAatcttgtggttttatttcttatgtatctcttatttttcaaatcatttaaaattatttttatttatttatttgggctgcactgtgcagcatatgggagcttagttccctgaccagggattaaacccacacccCACCCTGCAGTTTAAGTGcagagttgtaaccactggactgtcaggggaagtccctcaaactacaaattcattaaattttacaacaaaggataaaaagaaaccaGAGGGCATTGAACCTACTGAACCAAAAGCTTACATCAAGTTGAGGAGACGatactccttttttcctttgtgttgtcTTTTCCCTTCTTAAATGTAGCTAATTCTTGAAGGTTGGTTATATTCTTTTCACTCAATATGTTCATTCACTCACATGATTTCAACTTTATACAGGCCTCTCAAACCTCCAATCCTGATTCTTCTACTGCCCAATATATATCTTAGGTATTCTGTTCGGATTTCAAACTCACAACTAAAGTGAA
The window above is part of the Dama dama isolate Ldn47 chromosome 13, ASM3311817v1, whole genome shotgun sequence genome. Proteins encoded here:
- the SERINC4 gene encoding serine incorporator 4 gives rise to the protein MVGAKAVTSPNTSLRLAPQRRGVNSVIMSPPFYQVSCCGPVPCTCCCPSRWPALTESPCSRLFYILLHVGTSAVCCLLLSRTVVERVWGKAHGIQMPSGLCAHLFGLSQCPVLSGSGAVYRVCAGTATFHLLQAVLLIDLHSRTSLRAQLHNSFWLLKLLFLLGLCAVAFCIPDEHLFPAWHYIGICGGFTFILLQLVLITAFAHSWNKNWQTGAAQDCRWLLAVLLTTLGFYSMAGAAAVLLFQHYTHPAGCLLNKMLLSLHLCFCGLLSFLSIAPCIRLKQPRSGLLQASIISCYIMYLTFSALSSRPPESVILQGQNHTLCLPGLSKMESHTPDTSLAMLSAGIMYACVLFACNEASYLAEVFGPLWIVKVYSYEFQKPSLCFCCPKTVEPEEGPSGMAARPADQETSPAPPVQVQQLSYSYSAFHFVFFLASLYVMVTLTNWFSYEGAELEKTFTTGSWATFWVKVASCWACVLLYLGLLLAPFCWSPTPDPQHPIFRRHCHRVNIAK
- the HYPK gene encoding huntingtin-interacting protein K, giving the protein MATEGDVELELETETSGPERPPEKPRKHDSGAADLERVTDYAEEKEIQSSNLETAMSVIGDRRSREQKAKQEREKELAKVTIKKEDLELIMTEMEISRAAAERSLREHMGNVVEALIALTN